In Pseudobdellovibrionaceae bacterium, the following proteins share a genomic window:
- a CDS encoding DUF4185 domain-containing protein: MSRIGILIITLIAAVLVAGFGDSLASSTGCQPEIGPTHTARGSWLGADVAYSLVLPNQTTLWIFGDTFIGPVGAKDRAGSAMIANTVATSVCKDGEFVFEPHWLVDRQGDAKPIFDSQKLDDLGLIYWPAQPVLHEGQLFIPLMRMNRKTWGIEGTDLARIDNPTDRPDQWRIEILPLSSLWGIHPIGSWLDDDYLYLMWNPKWNAIATRLPISRLQAAHFKPEREQFYLSQDEQWKPGLVVEDSKLLGLVANSGLTLKYQPDLQQWFVTYADFTDGISQGIVTRTSPSPFGPWSEAKLIYSFDTEYARRPGIMCYTGFMHDQYSSANQTLVSYVCNEESEELFTDMGIYFPQFFAVSL; this comes from the coding sequence ATGAGCCGAATTGGGATTTTGATCATAACCCTAATAGCAGCAGTTCTCGTCGCGGGCTTTGGGGATTCACTTGCCTCCTCGACTGGTTGTCAGCCGGAAATTGGTCCAACCCACACCGCTCGAGGGAGCTGGCTCGGCGCTGATGTGGCTTACTCATTGGTACTCCCCAACCAAACCACCCTGTGGATCTTCGGCGATACATTTATCGGCCCAGTGGGAGCCAAGGACCGAGCTGGTAGCGCCATGATCGCCAACACCGTGGCCACCTCTGTGTGCAAAGATGGAGAGTTTGTCTTTGAGCCCCACTGGCTTGTCGATAGACAAGGCGATGCTAAGCCCATTTTTGATAGCCAAAAACTTGACGACCTAGGCTTGATTTATTGGCCGGCCCAACCCGTTTTGCACGAAGGTCAGCTCTTCATTCCCCTTATGCGCATGAACAGAAAAACCTGGGGGATCGAGGGGACCGATTTAGCGAGAATCGACAACCCAACTGATCGACCTGATCAATGGAGAATTGAAATTCTCCCATTGAGTTCCTTGTGGGGAATTCACCCAATTGGCTCTTGGCTTGACGACGACTATCTTTACTTGATGTGGAATCCCAAGTGGAATGCCATCGCCACCCGCCTGCCCATAAGTAGACTTCAGGCTGCGCACTTTAAGCCCGAAAGGGAACAATTCTATCTTTCTCAAGATGAGCAGTGGAAGCCAGGCCTGGTTGTTGAGGACAGCAAGCTCCTTGGCCTTGTCGCCAACAGTGGCCTCACCCTCAAATACCAGCCCGACCTACAGCAATGGTTTGTCACTTATGCGGACTTCACCGACGGGATTTCTCAAGGCATTGTGACGAGGACGAGTCCATCCCCCTTCGGGCCCTGGAGTGAGGCCAAACTGATCTACTCCTTCGACACGGAGTACGCCCGACGTCCTGGAATCATGTGCTACACGGGTTTCATGCATGACCAATACTCTTCAGCTAATCAAACACTAGTCAGTTATGTTTGCAACGAAGAGTCCGAAGAGCTGTTCACCGATATGGGGATATACTTCCCCCAGTTTTTTGCCGTTTCCCTGTGA
- a CDS encoding TIGR02147 family protein: MGETGSNLFEYVHYRDYLNHLKQSHWVVRGRPLTLEKISEKLGYRSPRLLGMVLKGQRIPSQEFVDRLASHLKLNGSQKRYLQLLIRYERQKSKGKDTNTVIEEIRDLLPGAHYDLEIENHVFHYVADWYTLVIRQIQSLKDFQLSPNRIRNLLRNKVSTDQVSAAIESLKKLQLWGPRASDNLISQQDIPSTAIKKHHEQMAQRGIEALYEQDVEDREFSALTLAFKQDNIDEAKQFIRSFRDQFNKRFSSKDADAIYQLNIQFFSHTTTKEKGHA, encoded by the coding sequence ATGGGGGAAACGGGATCAAATCTATTTGAGTATGTCCACTACCGGGACTATCTCAACCATCTCAAACAAAGCCACTGGGTGGTACGCGGCCGACCGCTCACTCTGGAAAAGATCTCAGAGAAGTTGGGCTATCGTTCGCCACGGCTGCTGGGAATGGTTCTTAAAGGGCAGCGTATCCCCTCCCAGGAGTTTGTTGATCGCCTGGCCTCTCACCTTAAACTCAACGGCTCCCAAAAACGCTATCTGCAGTTACTGATTCGCTACGAGCGGCAAAAATCAAAAGGCAAAGATACCAATACAGTCATTGAAGAGATTCGTGACCTGCTGCCTGGAGCCCACTACGATCTGGAAATCGAAAACCACGTTTTTCACTATGTGGCTGACTGGTACACCTTGGTCATCCGCCAGATCCAGAGCCTTAAGGACTTTCAACTGAGTCCTAACAGGATCAGGAACTTGCTTCGCAACAAGGTCTCCACCGACCAGGTCAGTGCTGCCATCGAATCTCTAAAAAAACTCCAGCTCTGGGGGCCACGGGCCTCGGATAACTTGATTTCCCAACAGGACATTCCGAGCACGGCCATCAAAAAGCACCATGAGCAGATGGCCCAGCGGGGTATTGAGGCCCTTTACGAACAAGATGTTGAGGATCGTGAGTTTTCAGCCCTCACCCTTGCTTTCAAGCAAGACAATATTGACGAAGCCAAACAATTCATCCGTAGCTTTCGCGATCAGTTCAACAAACGGTTTTCAAGCAAAGATGCGGATGCTATCTATCAATTGAACATCCAATTTTTCAGTCACACGACGACAAAGGAAAAAGGCCATGCTTAG
- the bamD gene encoding outer membrane protein assembly factor BamD, with protein MSWLRYVGILALILVTPLTSYGFSFSFESLKFGGCERLQIKKIIDEAAQNPVNKDAVIMADLRAKADAFAAKNDYCRGTKYLVAITQLFYYTPTVHEAGLLAPQWAYKATYYRDAVQLAQQAIEKYPDPKTDEEMHLLIARSLFNMIRGPENDQTDTDNAIAKLVWFEETYPKNPEIQEVKGMLRDAVNTRSAYELNIGKFYLKKKKYMAAAHRCFGVINNYQSTTSVPEALFCMTKSYMGLGKKDEAEASVALLRQNFPESEWLEKSVKALEK; from the coding sequence ATGAGCTGGTTGCGGTACGTTGGGATTTTAGCGCTGATTCTTGTCACCCCACTGACAAGTTACGGGTTTTCCTTTTCATTTGAGTCCCTCAAGTTTGGAGGCTGTGAAAGGCTCCAGATCAAAAAGATCATCGATGAGGCAGCTCAAAACCCCGTGAACAAGGACGCCGTCATTATGGCCGATTTGCGAGCCAAGGCCGATGCCTTCGCCGCCAAGAATGATTATTGCCGGGGCACAAAATACCTGGTGGCCATCACTCAGCTCTTTTACTACACCCCGACCGTCCATGAGGCAGGGCTCCTCGCCCCCCAGTGGGCCTATAAGGCCACCTACTACCGCGATGCTGTCCAGCTGGCTCAGCAGGCGATTGAAAAATACCCTGACCCCAAAACCGATGAGGAAATGCACCTTTTGATCGCTCGCTCATTGTTTAATATGATTCGAGGCCCTGAAAACGACCAGACCGACACGGACAATGCGATCGCCAAGTTGGTGTGGTTTGAGGAGACCTACCCTAAGAATCCCGAGATTCAAGAGGTCAAGGGTATGCTTCGCGATGCCGTCAACACCCGCTCCGCCTACGAACTTAATATTGGCAAGTTCTATCTCAAAAAGAAAAAGTACATGGCCGCCGCCCACCGCTGTTTTGGTGTCATCAACAACTACCAAAGCACCACTTCTGTTCCCGAAGCTCTGTTCTGCATGACCAAGTCCTACATGGGACTTGGAAAGAAGGACGAGGCCGAAGCCTCAGTCGCCCTTCTTCGTCAGAATTTCCCGGAAAGCGAGTGGCTTGAAAAGAGCGTGAAGGCTCTTGAGAAATAG